Within the Desulfobulbaceae bacterium genome, the region CGTCCTGGTCAAGGTTCCCGAACGATCATCAGTGATGTTCAAGGTAAAGGAGTCCAAGTCTGCCGCAATCTGGCAGATGAGGAGCAACGAGCCCAGATTGCAGTTGAAGCATGCCCTTCCCTGCTCCGCCACGAAATTGATAACTGGGAGTGGTTGATCAATGATGTTCCTGATTGCCTGCAACTGCTCTCTGAATTACAGGCAATGCCCCATGGGGCCGTTGTCGAATGGCCCAAAGGAGAGAGATTACGGTTACGTGGGGGGCCATCAGGCAAGTCCCCGCTCTATCTTAAAATCAAACAACGGCGTCAATGGTTTGAACTTCAAGGTCAACTTCATGTAGATGAAGATGCAATCCTCAGTCTCAGCGAAGTTCTTGAACTTATTAGAAAGAGTCGCAGCCGTTTTATCCCCATGTCCGATGGCCATTTTTTTGCCCTCTCCCAGGATATGTATCAGCAGCTCGATCAACTAAACAGTATTACCTGGCAGGACAAGGAGCACTTACAGTTTTCTCCCTTGGCAGCCCCATTTGTACTGGATGTAACTCGAAATGCGGTCCAGATAGAAACGGACGCCGGTTGGCAGGATCTGGAGCGACGAATCAAAGATTCTGAAACCTATTCGCCGAAAATACCTTCAACTCTCCAGACAACGCTTAGGCCGTATCAGGAAAAGGGTTTTCTCTGGCTTTCTCGGCTGGCCCATGTCGGGTTCGGAGCCTGTTTGGCAGACGAGATGGGCCTAGGTAAAACAATCCAAGCCTTGACCCTTATTCTTGATCAGGCTCAACATGGTCCGATCCTGATAATTGCACCGACATCGGTCTGTTTCAATTGGCTTGATGAAATTGATCGGTTCGCCCCGACTTTGAACGTAACCCTCTTCGGCGGTAATGAGCGTAAAAAAATCATTAATAAGTTGACCAGTTTTGATGTCCTGGTGACCAGTTACGGTCTCCTGCAGCAAGAGACAGAACTGTTAAGCGAAAAACTGTGGCAGGTCATAGTCCTGGACGAGGCCCAGGCAATTAAAAATATGAGTACCAAGCGCTCACGGGCAGCAATGAACCTGAAAAGCCGCTTCAAGATGATCACCACCGGCACCCCCTTGGAGAATAATCTTGGAGAACTATGGAACTTATTTCACTTCATCAATCCGGGATTGCTTGGCACCATCACTCAGTTTAACAAACGGTTTGCCGGCCCTATTGAAAAAGATAAAGATAGGGACTCACAGAAACGACTTAAACGCCTTGTCAGTCCATTTATCCTTCGCCGCTTGAAATCTCAAGTATTAGATGAACTTCCTCCCCGAACTGAGGTTAATCTTAAGGTTGCTCTAAGTGATGAAGAGGCGGCTTTTTATGAATCCTTACGTCGTAACGCCCTTGCCAAGCTTGAGGCGCAACAGACAACAGGGAACCGACAGATTCAAATCTTGGCTGAAATCATGCGGTTGCGTCGTGCCTGCTGTAATCCCTCCTTGGTTAGTCCCGGAATTTCTATCGCCAGTTCAAAGATGGCAGTATTCGAACAAACCATTGACGAATTGTTAGCTAATCGTCATAAAGTATTGGTATTCAGTCAATTTGTCGATCACTTGACTATCATTCGGCATTTTCTCGAAGATAAGGGAATCAACTATCAATACCTGGATGGCAGCACTCCGAGTCGTCAACGGAAAGCCAGGGTCGATGCCTTTCAGTCCGGGCAAGGAGATATCTTTCTGATCAGTCTGAAAGCTGGCGGTCTTGGACTGAACCTGACCGCTGCTAACTATGTTATTCACATGGATCCGTGGTGGAACCCGGCTGTGGAAGATCAAGCATCGGATCGGGTTCATCGGATTGGACAGAAACTTCCAGTCACTATCTACCGGATGATTACCCAGGGGACCATTGAAGAAAAAATTGTTGCCCTGCATCGAGACAAGCGGGAGTTGGCAGAGAATCTGTTAAAGGGTAGTGAGGTAAGTGACAAAGTGTCTGTTGATGAGTTGTTGGAATTATTGAGAAATAAACACTCTCCTCTTGATAATCCTTGACGAATTGTTTGTTATGTGAAAAGTTAAATAAGTTATTCAATGAATCATGCCTCAATCCTTGCGTCTCTCTCTTTCTGTCCGCTGGTCAGAATAACTCAGGATAATATGCCGTCTAGAGGCTGTTTGTGGCTAGCAGGAGCTATTCATCATGCCAGAAATAAAGAAATTACTGACCACTCTCCCCTCCCTGCTTGTCTGCGCCGTCGCCATGGCAAGCTCCGCTCATGCCGATCAGCGATATGTTGTTGATACCATCGTTGTGTCACTGCGGGAAGGGCCGGGCTCTCAGTATAAAGCCATTAAAACAGTGCAAACCGGCCAATCTTTGGAAGTAATTGAATCAAAGAACAATTTTATCCGTGTACGAACCTCCGATGGCAACGAAGGTTGGCTTCCCAGTCAGTATGCTGTCAATCAGCCGACTAACGCGAATGTGGTCAAAGATTTACAGGAAGAGATTACCTCCTTGCGAGACCAGAACGACTTACTCACTGCACAAATCGCTGGCAAGGAACCCCATTCGCAAAGCGGAGAAAGTGAGTTGTCCAAGCTGAAAACACTACAGACTAAACTTGATTTGATGACGGAACAATATCACGTGCTTAAAGCTGATGCCCAAGATATTGTTCGGATACAGGATGAAAATAAGCGGTTAAAAAGTGAGACTACTGTTCTGCAGGCAAGTCTGCGCCAACTCCAAGAGAACAAGAAAACATTTACCGGAAATATTTATTGGTTCTTGGCAGGTGGCTCCGTCTTTCTGGTCGGTTGGGTGACAGGAAAACTTTCTTTCAGGCGGCAACGGCATTCACTTACCCTGTAATTTGTTACAAGAGAATGCAAACTGTTCTGGTCTGGATTATCGTTATTGCCGCAGCATACTATTTGGTGAGAAAATATTATCGTACCTTGAGTGGTAAGGACCAGCAGGGGTGCGACTGCGGTTCGGGGTGTGACTCCTGTTCATCTGTGAATAAAGAGAAGCTCTGTGAATTTCCAAACAATAATTCTCATAAGACTGACACCAAGTGAGGCGTTAGTGCTCACGCTCCACACTTCTTCTCAAGACTAACCAAAGGAGACTCCATGGACGGGCAAATTTCTGCCGGTTGGTATCGCCACCCTAAATTAGGACTCATCAAGATATATCAGAATAACAAACAGGCTTGGGCATACCAGTGCTTCTCAGATAGTGGAACGAGGGCTCTTTCCAGGGAGAAATCGTTAGACACCTGGACCTGGGCGCTCTGTGATCGATCCCCAATTGAGGATGAAAAAATGTAATACCGACAGGTGGCTTGGCAGGAAAGAAATGACAAAAAAATGGCCACAGGGGATTCCCCTGTGGCCATTTTTTTTAGGAAAGTTTGGCGAGCGCCACCTGCAAACGACTCATCCCTTCTTCAATGATTGCCATGGATGTCGCAAATGAAAAACGAACAAAGGCATCAGAGCCGAAGGCAGCGCCTGGGACAGAAGCAATGAGTGCTTCGTCCAGAAGGTAATCGGCCATGGCAACTGATCCATCAATGACCGTCTCACCATTCCGCTTGCTAAAATATGCGCTGAGGTTAGGAAATACATAAAAAGCGCCCTGTGGCTTGACACAGGTTACCCCAGGGATTTCCTGAAGACGGGCCATTATTACCTTCAGGCGGGCAATAAAAGACTCCTTCATCATCAAGGGGAAATCTTGTGACCCGGTTACTGCGGCCAATGCGGCCTTCTGGGAGATTGAACATGCGTTTGATGTGCTCTGACTCTGGATCTTGTTCATGGCGCCGATAACATGTTTTGGCCCAGCACAGTAGCCAATCCTCCATCCGGTCATGGCAAATGACTTGCTGACTCCATTCAAAATGATGATCTGATCCTTCAGGGCAGGCTCAACATTTAAAATGTGAGGCAAGGGTCCATCTTCGTAAACAATGGTATCATAAATATCGTCTGAGATTACCACCCAACCGCGTTCTAAGGCATACTTTGCTACCAGCGCCAACCCTTTTGCAGAGAAAATTGTCCCGGTTGGATTTGATGGACTATTGATGATAATGCCTTTCGTTCTCTCCGACACACACTGAGCCAAGGCCTTTTCGTCAATATCAAACCCTGTTTCTTCAGACAGAGGAAGATAGATTGGTGTCGCTCCAGCCAACTCGATGATCGGCGGATATGACACCCAATACGGGGTTGGAACAATGACTTCATCACCAGGGCCGAACAAGGCCTGGGCCATATTGTATAGACCTTGTTTGCCACCGCTGCAAACCTGGATCTGATCCGGTTCATACCTCCATCCTTTGTCGGTTAAGAACCGATGGCAAATTGCCTCCCGCAACTCGGGAATGCCAGGCACCGCTGTATAGCGAGTAAATCCCTGGTCAATAGCTTCCTTTGCCGCCTGACAGACGTGGTCAGGGGTATTGAAATCGGGCTCCCCCACACTGAAGTTGAGGACATCAGCGCCAGAAGCCTTTAAGGCTTTGGCCTTGGCGTTGACAGCCAAGGTGGGTGATGGTTTTATCTGCTGCATCCGTTTGGCAACTTGGATTTGGGTAGTCATTACATCTCCTGTGTCGCGAAATAAATGAAAAAATGGTATTTAGTGGTGGCAAAGAAGATCGCTTCTGACATTGAACGTTCTTCTCTAATATCAGGATAATTTAAATAATCGAAACGGACCAAGAAGACAATTAATAAAATACTGTATCGAGAAAGAGTCCTCGTGCTGGCGCCGTTGGGCCTGCTCTCCCTCGGTCGCGGGCGGCTAACGTCTCGACAAAGTTTTCAAGGGTTCTTTTCCCTTGCCCCACTTCTAAAACTGTCCCGACGATATTTCTTACCATATGGCGCAAGAAACCGTCACCATGGATTGAGATAACCATCGTATCTCCAGTTTGTGCCAGATGAGTTGAGAGAATCAGGCGGACCGCCCCACGGCCTGTGGTAATTGAAAGATCCCTTGATCCGGAAGCCTCGAAACTGGAAAAATCATGCTCTCCAACAATGGCAGCCAAAGCGGACTTTATCAAAGAGACATTTAATGTGCCTGGAACATGGGCATGATAGAGGCGCTGATGCGGCGGTAGTATAGGTTGAGTGGAGAAATGGTAGGAATAGCGTTTGCCCTTAGCGCTGAACCGGGCTTGAAAGTTAAGGGGCATCTCAGTCGCTTCAATGATTCGGATATCAGGGTGAAGCATGCTGTTTAATCCATTGACGAGCCCTTGGCACGGGATGGTTGCATGCGTCTGGAAGTTGGCAACCATGCCCAAGGCATGAACCCCAGCATCAGTTCGACCGGCCCCATGCAGAGTTACTGGCGCCTTGGTTATCAGAGTCAACTTCTCTTCCAACGTCCCCTGAATTGTTGGCAACGCCGCCTGACGCTGCCAACCGGCATAGGCAGTGCCATCATAGGCTATAACAAGTCGGATATTGCGCACAAAAATCGTATGATTGATTTTCAAAATTCTTTATTTTTACGCACCGTCGAACTGATCTTCATCCTTACATAAAAGATCATAATGATGGTTTTTATCCAGTGTCAGGGAAATAAAGGAACAACCATGAGACCTTGGGTTTCTTCAAAGCCGCAGATGATGTTCATATTTTGAACAGCCTGTCCAGCAGCGCCTTTAACTAGATTGTCAATAGCAGACAAAACGATAATACGACCGGTCCTGGGGTCAACCTTAAAACCTATATCACAAAAATTCCCCCCTCGAATATACTGGGTAGCAGGGTAGGCGCCAGATGGACAAAGTCTGACAAAGGGCTCATTGCGGTAGTGATTGTGATAGGCCTCAGTGACATCATTAAGGGTGACGCCGGCACTAAGTGTCGCATACATCGTGCTGAGGATTCCCCGGGACATGGGAACTAGATGTGGGGTAAAAGAAACCACCACGTCCTGACCGCACAGGCCGCTGAGTTCCTGCTCTATCTCGGGGGTATGGCGATGTTCACCAACTTTGTATGCCTTGAATCCATCGGTGACTTCGCAGTAGAGAGAGCCAACTTGGGCGCCTCGTCCAGCGCCAGATGTCCCTGATTTTGAATCAATAATTATGCTATCCGAATTGATCAACTGGTTAGTTAACAGTGGCGCCAGCCCAAGAATTACACTGGTGGGATAACAGCCAGGGTTGGCCACCAATCGAGATGGGGCGATCGCATGACGGTGAATTTCCGGAAGTCCATAGACTGCTTCGCCAAGAAGTTCCTTGGCTGTATGGGCTTGATACCACGTCTCATAGACCAAGGGGTCGTGAATCCGAAAGTCAGCGCTAAGATCAACTACCTTTTTTCCTGCCTCAAGCAAGATCGGGACAATCGCCATAGCCGTTTGATGAGGAACCGCTGTAAAGAAAACATCTGCCTTTGCTGCTAGTTCCGTTCCTGTGGTGTCCTCGCAGACCAGATCAACCAACCCTCTCAGGCTCGGATAAACATCAGCCATAGAGCGGCCAGCATATTGCCTGGAAGTAGCCACGGTCAAGGTAACGCCAGGATGGCGACAGAGAAGGCGCGACAACTCAATTCCTGTATAACCAGAGGCTCCTATGATACCAACTCGAATCATGATCTTTCCCTCCAATATTTAGATATAAAAAAAGGGAAGAGCCAATGCCCTTCCCTTTTTTACTAAATCTGTAAAAAAATGTATTAACGCTTTGAAAACTGAAAGCTTGCCCGAGCGCCTTTTTTACCATATTTTTTCCGTTCCTTAACTCGTGAGTCCCGAGTTAACAGACCGGCTTTTTTCAAGCTCAAGCGAAATTCTGGATCTATTTCAAGCAAGGCCTTAGATATGCCATGTCGAAGGGCTTCAGCTTGAGCTGACTTTCCCCCACCCTTAAGTGAGGCGGAAACGTTATACTTCTCAACGGTATCGGTAAGACGGAACGGAATCTCAACCTTTTGATGGGTATCGAGGAGATTACCAAAATAGTCCATCATACTCAAATTATTAACAACTACCTGTCCAGATCCTGGGGAAAGCCATACCCGAGCGACTGCGGTTTTTCTCTTTCCGGTTGCATATATTTTTTTCTCAGCCATCATCATCTATCTCCGTAAGTAATACGTCCCAAGCCGATTCGGCTTATAATTCTAACTTTTCAGGCTGCTGAGCAGTGTGTGGGTGATCCTGACCTGCGTACACTTTCAGCTTTTTAAGTTGAGCGCGACCTAAAGGATTTTTAGGAAGCATTCCCTGGACAGCAAATGAGATGATGTCCGTGGGTTTCTTTTCCATCAGTTCAGAGGCTGTCAGTTCAGTCAATCCACCCATGAATGAACTATGGCGATAGTACTTCTTGTCCTGCATTTTCTTGCCGGTCAACCTAACCTTCTCGGCATTGACAACCACAATGTAATCGCCATTGTCCATAAATGTGGAGTAGGTCGGTTTGTTCTTGCCACGAAGAATTGTGGCGATTTCAGACGCCAAACGTCCCAGCACTTTGTCAGTGGCATCAACTACGTACCACTTTTTATCGATTTCCTTGACCGGAGTCAAATAGGTCTTCATCTCTTTACCTCGTTCTTATGCTTTATGAA harbors:
- a CDS encoding DEAD/DEAH box helicase, whose protein sequence is RPGQGSRTIISDVQGKGVQVCRNLADEEQRAQIAVEACPSLLRHEIDNWEWLINDVPDCLQLLSELQAMPHGAVVEWPKGERLRLRGGPSGKSPLYLKIKQRRQWFELQGQLHVDEDAILSLSEVLELIRKSRSRFIPMSDGHFFALSQDMYQQLDQLNSITWQDKEHLQFSPLAAPFVLDVTRNAVQIETDAGWQDLERRIKDSETYSPKIPSTLQTTLRPYQEKGFLWLSRLAHVGFGACLADEMGLGKTIQALTLILDQAQHGPILIIAPTSVCFNWLDEIDRFAPTLNVTLFGGNERKKIINKLTSFDVLVTSYGLLQQETELLSEKLWQVIVLDEAQAIKNMSTKRSRAAMNLKSRFKMITTGTPLENNLGELWNLFHFINPGLLGTITQFNKRFAGPIEKDKDRDSQKRLKRLVSPFILRRLKSQVLDELPPRTEVNLKVALSDEEAAFYESLRRNALAKLEAQQTTGNRQIQILAEIMRLRRACCNPSLVSPGISIASSKMAVFEQTIDELLANRHKVLVFSQFVDHLTIIRHFLEDKGINYQYLDGSTPSRQRKARVDAFQSGQGDIFLISLKAGGLGLNLTAANYVIHMDPWWNPAVEDQASDRVHRIGQKLPVTIYRMITQGTIEEKIVALHRDKRELAENLLKGSEVSDKVSVDELLELLRNKHSPLDNP
- a CDS encoding TIGR04211 family SH3 domain-containing protein translates to MPEIKKLLTTLPSLLVCAVAMASSAHADQRYVVDTIVVSLREGPGSQYKAIKTVQTGQSLEVIESKNNFIRVRTSDGNEGWLPSQYAVNQPTNANVVKDLQEEITSLRDQNDLLTAQIAGKEPHSQSGESELSKLKTLQTKLDLMTEQYHVLKADAQDIVRIQDENKRLKSETTVLQASLRQLQENKKTFTGNIYWFLAGGSVFLVGWVTGKLSFRRQRHSLTL
- a CDS encoding FeoB-associated Cys-rich membrane protein; this translates as MQTVLVWIIVIAAAYYLVRKYYRTLSGKDQQGCDCGSGCDSCSSVNKEKLCEFPNNNSHKTDTK
- a CDS encoding pyridoxal phosphate-dependent aminotransferase gives rise to the protein MTTQIQVAKRMQQIKPSPTLAVNAKAKALKASGADVLNFSVGEPDFNTPDHVCQAAKEAIDQGFTRYTAVPGIPELREAICHRFLTDKGWRYEPDQIQVCSGGKQGLYNMAQALFGPGDEVIVPTPYWVSYPPIIELAGATPIYLPLSEETGFDIDEKALAQCVSERTKGIIINSPSNPTGTIFSAKGLALVAKYALERGWVVISDDIYDTIVYEDGPLPHILNVEPALKDQIIILNGVSKSFAMTGWRIGYCAGPKHVIGAMNKIQSQSTSNACSISQKAALAAVTGSQDFPLMMKESFIARLKVIMARLQEIPGVTCVKPQGAFYVFPNLSAYFSKRNGETVIDGSVAMADYLLDEALIASVPGAAFGSDAFVRFSFATSMAIIEEGMSRLQVALAKLS
- the truA gene encoding tRNA pseudouridine(38-40) synthase TruA; amino-acid sequence: MRNIRLVIAYDGTAYAGWQRQAALPTIQGTLEEKLTLITKAPVTLHGAGRTDAGVHALGMVANFQTHATIPCQGLVNGLNSMLHPDIRIIEATEMPLNFQARFSAKGKRYSYHFSTQPILPPHQRLYHAHVPGTLNVSLIKSALAAIVGEHDFSSFEASGSRDLSITTGRGAVRLILSTHLAQTGDTMVISIHGDGFLRHMVRNIVGTVLEVGQGKRTLENFVETLAARDRGRAGPTAPARGLFLDTVFY
- a CDS encoding N-acetyl-gamma-glutamyl-phosphate reductase yields the protein MIRVGIIGASGYTGIELSRLLCRHPGVTLTVATSRQYAGRSMADVYPSLRGLVDLVCEDTTGTELAAKADVFFTAVPHQTAMAIVPILLEAGKKVVDLSADFRIHDPLVYETWYQAHTAKELLGEAVYGLPEIHRHAIAPSRLVANPGCYPTSVILGLAPLLTNQLINSDSIIIDSKSGTSGAGRGAQVGSLYCEVTDGFKAYKVGEHRHTPEIEQELSGLCGQDVVVSFTPHLVPMSRGILSTMYATLSAGVTLNDVTEAYHNHYRNEPFVRLCPSGAYPATQYIRGGNFCDIGFKVDPRTGRIIVLSAIDNLVKGAAGQAVQNMNIICGFEETQGLMVVPLFP
- the rpsI gene encoding 30S ribosomal protein S9, with amino-acid sequence MAEKKIYATGKRKTAVARVWLSPGSGQVVVNNLSMMDYFGNLLDTHQKVEIPFRLTDTVEKYNVSASLKGGGKSAQAEALRHGISKALLEIDPEFRLSLKKAGLLTRDSRVKERKKYGKKGARASFQFSKR
- the rplM gene encoding 50S ribosomal protein L13, which encodes MKTYLTPVKEIDKKWYVVDATDKVLGRLASEIATILRGKNKPTYSTFMDNGDYIVVVNAEKVRLTGKKMQDKKYYRHSSFMGGLTELTASELMEKKPTDIISFAVQGMLPKNPLGRAQLKKLKVYAGQDHPHTAQQPEKLEL